Proteins from one Streptomyces sp. NBC_00390 genomic window:
- a CDS encoding SMP-30/gluconolactonase/LRE family protein has protein sequence MLKKLSMSAVSAAVLVAAAAAAPTPASASAESAPLRGARIAAHFDLTKGQTPENLALAPGGAAYVTFAKARQVAKVSPNGTTRILATLPKPADGGIHTPVLGFPLAVGIVRAHDGTLYFLYATGTADLTGVWRLRPGGEPRRIAALPADGLPNGLALDPRTRTLYVTDSVLGTIWRVPTGGTPTAWSTAPELASTGFLGANGLKIHNGAVWATNLDKGTVLRIPVLPDGRAGRVRTEATGLPGIDDFAFTDQGNQLLAALNGPGQVALVQPDGSHSIVLTQADGLRNPTSIALRGKSVYVTSAAYITAQDPNLLRAHLNR, from the coding sequence ATGCTCAAGAAGCTCTCCATGTCCGCTGTATCAGCGGCCGTCCTTGTCGCGGCCGCTGCCGCAGCGCCCACTCCGGCGTCAGCGTCGGCCGAGTCCGCCCCGCTGCGCGGCGCGCGGATCGCCGCGCACTTCGACCTGACCAAGGGGCAGACGCCGGAGAACCTCGCCCTGGCACCGGGCGGCGCCGCGTACGTCACCTTCGCCAAGGCCCGCCAGGTCGCCAAGGTCTCCCCCAATGGCACGACCCGGATCCTCGCCACCCTGCCCAAGCCCGCCGACGGCGGTATCCACACCCCGGTCCTGGGCTTCCCGCTGGCCGTCGGAATCGTCCGTGCCCACGACGGCACCCTGTACTTCCTGTACGCCACCGGTACCGCCGACCTCACCGGCGTGTGGCGGCTTCGTCCCGGTGGCGAGCCGCGGCGGATCGCCGCACTGCCCGCGGACGGCCTGCCCAACGGCCTGGCGCTCGACCCGCGCACCCGCACCCTCTACGTCACAGACTCTGTGCTCGGCACCATCTGGCGGGTCCCCACCGGCGGCACCCCCACCGCCTGGTCCACCGCCCCCGAACTGGCCTCCACCGGCTTCCTCGGCGCCAACGGCCTGAAGATTCACAACGGTGCGGTCTGGGCCACCAACCTCGACAAGGGCACCGTACTGCGCATCCCCGTCCTCCCGGACGGTCGCGCCGGCCGTGTCCGGACCGAGGCCACCGGCCTCCCGGGGATCGACGACTTCGCCTTCACCGACCAGGGAAACCAACTGCTGGCCGCCCTCAACGGCCCCGGCCAGGTCGCGCTCGTCCAGCCCGACGGCAGCCACTCCATCGTGCTGACCCAGGCCGACGGTCTGCGGAACCCCACGTCCATCGCCCTGCGCGGAAAATCCGTCTACGTGACGAGCGCCGCCTATATCACCGCCCAGGACCCCAACCTGCTCCGCGCCCACCTGAACCGCTGA
- a CDS encoding transposase translates to MGSKSNRSRRYTEEFKRDAVALVRSSGKTVTEVAREIGVSAEGLRNWVRQDTIDRGQGASGELTSAGREELRRLRRQNREQAETIEVLRKGAVFFAKESDR, encoded by the coding sequence GTGGGTAGCAAGAGCAACCGCAGCAGGCGGTACACGGAGGAGTTCAAGCGCGACGCGGTCGCGCTGGTCCGGTCCTCCGGGAAGACCGTCACCGAGGTGGCCCGGGAGATCGGGGTCAGTGCCGAGGGGCTGCGGAACTGGGTCAGGCAGGACACGATCGACCGCGGGCAGGGGGCGTCGGGCGAGCTGACGAGCGCGGGGCGGGAAGAGCTGCGTCGGCTGCGTCGGCAGAACCGTGAGCAGGCCGAGACGATCGAGGTGCTGCGAAAAGGGGCGGTCTTCTTCGCGAAGGAGAGCGATCGATGA
- a CDS encoding IS3 family transposase — protein MSAVYAFIEVEKTTHNVALLCRLLKVARSSFYAWLAGGQARAARRAADDVLAHEITVLHIASRCTYGVPRIHAELRRLDRRVNRKRVERIMRERDIAGVTRRKRRSLTRPANRAVPAADLIGRDFTADAPGRKLVGDITYVPTDEGRLYLATWLDLATREIVGYSMADHHRASLVVDALTMAAGRGRFQPGCIVHPDRGAEYTSDELRREISRLGLRQSMGRTGSCYDNAAAESFFALLKEEIGTRRRPDRTTARADIFAFIETFYNRRRLRKHPAWGYLTPLEIRQRHKQEHALAA, from the coding sequence ATGAGCGCGGTTTACGCGTTCATCGAGGTGGAGAAGACCACCCACAATGTTGCTCTGCTGTGTCGGCTGCTGAAGGTGGCCCGGTCCTCCTTCTACGCCTGGTTGGCCGGCGGGCAGGCCCGCGCCGCCCGCCGGGCCGCCGACGACGTCCTGGCCCACGAGATCACCGTGTTGCACATCGCCTCCCGGTGCACCTACGGGGTGCCGCGTATCCATGCCGAGTTGCGCAGGCTGGACCGGCGGGTCAACCGCAAGCGGGTGGAGCGGATCATGCGTGAGCGCGACATCGCCGGGGTCACCCGGCGCAAGCGCCGGTCGCTGACCCGTCCGGCGAACAGGGCGGTGCCCGCCGCGGACCTGATCGGCCGCGACTTCACGGCCGACGCCCCGGGCCGGAAACTGGTCGGTGACATCACCTACGTCCCCACCGACGAGGGCCGGCTGTATCTGGCGACCTGGCTGGACCTGGCCACCCGCGAGATCGTCGGCTACTCGATGGCCGATCACCACCGCGCGTCCCTGGTGGTCGACGCGCTGACGATGGCCGCCGGACGCGGCCGGTTCCAGCCCGGCTGCATCGTGCACCCGGACCGCGGAGCGGAGTACACCTCTGACGAACTCCGCCGGGAAATAAGCAGGTTGGGGCTACGGCAGAGCATGGGCCGAACCGGCTCGTGCTATGACAATGCCGCCGCCGAGAGCTTCTTCGCACTGCTCAAAGAGGAGATCGGCACCCGCCGCCGGCCCGACCGGACCACTGCCCGCGCGGACATCTTCGCCTTCATCGAGACCTTCTACAACCGCAGACGACTGCGGAAGCATCCGGCCTGGGGGTACCTCACCCCGCTGGAGATCCGACAACGACACAAGCAAGAACACGCCCTCGCAGCGTAA
- a CDS encoding MBL fold metallo-hydrolase — MSTAPRHATPSTERRSTKQDTHEITLGDVTITRIEKMHGPIMPTDQFFPDMPEQAWRDHRGTLVHDHLGADDAMVHVAMQTWLLRSEGSTILVDTDTDTDTDTDTDTGIGNDKTRPAVAAWDHLRLDYLGNLLARAGVRPEDVDLVVNTHLHVDHVGWNPRLIGDAWAPTFPNATYLMPKADFEF, encoded by the coding sequence TTGTCGACGGCCCCCCGCCATGCCACCCCGAGCACCGAACGGAGAAGCACCAAGCAGGACACCCACGAGATCACCCTGGGCGATGTCACCATCACCCGGATCGAGAAGATGCACGGGCCGATCATGCCCACGGACCAGTTCTTCCCGGACATGCCCGAGCAGGCATGGAGAGACCATCGCGGGACGCTCGTGCACGACCACCTGGGCGCCGACGACGCCATGGTCCATGTTGCGATGCAGACCTGGCTGCTGCGCAGCGAGGGCAGCACCATCCTGGTCGACACCGACACCGACACCGACACCGACACCGACACCGACACCGGCATCGGCAACGACAAGACCCGCCCGGCCGTCGCCGCGTGGGACCACCTGCGGCTGGACTACCTCGGCAACCTCCTGGCCCGTGCGGGTGTGCGGCCCGAGGACGTCGACCTCGTGGTCAACACCCACCTGCACGTCGACCACGTCGGCTGGAACCCCCGCCTGATCGGCGACGCCTGGGCACCCACGTTCCCGAACGCCACCTACCTGATGCCCAAGGCCGACTTCGAGTTCTGA
- the lanKC gene encoding class III lanthionine synthetase LanKC translates to MNKGYAVFCDANRQFYDAPHRSHEEGSGSAAFYRTVRRELPQGWQRHRSGDWLAFRPLDSALPSQGWKIHVSVCLDNAERVLARVWDYCVPRSIAFKCMPSRYLLHTRNAKYADRAASGKFLTVYPADDDQCRTVAEDLDRLLGGEPGPYILSDLRWGAGPVHVRYGSFTERHCYDDRGELCPAVEDDHGRLVPDRRDPTFHVPDWVTLPAFLEPHLAARSATTLNDIPYRFERALHFSNGGGVFVGRDLRTDEQVVLKEARPHAGLAADEADAVTRLERERDALRRLSGLGCTPEVRDWFTLGEHSFLVMEFIEGRPLNSFFAHRHPLIEADPGPERLAEYTEWAMRVHHLVEEAVSAIHARGVAFNDLHLFNIMLSEDERSVVLLDFEAAAVDDVNRRQVIANPGFVAPADRRGFDVDRYALACLRLALFLPLTSLFAVDRAKATHVAEIAAEQFPVPRAFLREAVDEILRGHRGTETPEGRPRGAVGPYLPVELDDWPRSRDSMVRAILASASPEREDRFFPGDIAQFAPVGGACFAYGAAGVLYALAETGAEPAPEAQEWLLRAAKTPASGSPLGFYDGLSGIAWVLDRLGHRERALDLVDTITSQSWEDMAPDLHSGLAGLGLALDSLATSTGESALRAHALRCARLVADKAGDPSSGPAGAGAPRAGLLHGATGTALLHLRLYEATGDHAMLDLAADALRRDLARCVRGVGGALQLDEGWRTMPYLGAGSVGIGMVLDDYLVHRADEEFEKARGEIVQAAQAKFYAQPGLFRGAAGMVLHLSRTTTGGPGTHATDLRRQIDSLSWGAVPYQGHLAFAGEQMMRLSMDLSTGTAGCLLALGSALHDQPVHLPFLPPPQRP, encoded by the coding sequence ATGAACAAGGGGTACGCCGTCTTCTGCGACGCGAACCGGCAGTTCTACGATGCTCCGCACCGGTCGCACGAGGAAGGAAGCGGTTCCGCCGCTTTCTACCGGACCGTGAGGCGCGAGCTTCCGCAGGGCTGGCAGCGCCACCGGTCAGGCGACTGGCTGGCGTTCCGACCGCTTGACAGTGCACTGCCCAGCCAGGGATGGAAGATCCACGTGTCCGTCTGCCTGGACAACGCGGAGAGGGTGCTTGCCCGGGTCTGGGACTACTGCGTCCCTCGATCCATCGCCTTCAAGTGCATGCCGAGCCGGTACCTGCTGCACACCCGCAACGCCAAATACGCCGACCGCGCCGCCAGTGGGAAGTTCCTCACCGTCTACCCCGCCGACGACGACCAGTGCCGCACTGTTGCGGAAGACCTGGACCGTCTGCTCGGAGGCGAGCCCGGGCCGTACATACTCAGCGACTTGCGCTGGGGCGCGGGGCCGGTCCATGTGCGCTACGGCAGCTTCACGGAGCGGCACTGTTACGACGACCGGGGTGAGCTGTGCCCCGCGGTCGAGGACGACCATGGACGACTCGTTCCCGACCGGAGGGACCCGACGTTCCACGTCCCGGACTGGGTGACCCTCCCCGCGTTCCTCGAACCGCATCTGGCTGCCCGCTCCGCCACCACGCTCAACGACATCCCGTACCGGTTCGAGCGAGCTCTGCATTTCTCCAACGGCGGCGGCGTGTTCGTCGGCCGCGACCTGCGCACCGATGAGCAAGTGGTCCTGAAGGAGGCCCGGCCACACGCGGGCCTGGCCGCGGACGAGGCCGACGCGGTGACCCGGCTGGAGCGTGAGAGGGATGCGCTGCGGCGGCTGTCCGGGCTCGGCTGCACCCCCGAGGTGCGTGACTGGTTCACCCTGGGCGAGCACTCCTTCCTCGTCATGGAGTTCATCGAGGGCCGGCCGCTCAACAGCTTCTTCGCACACCGGCACCCGCTGATCGAAGCGGATCCCGGCCCGGAGAGGCTCGCCGAGTACACCGAGTGGGCCATGCGGGTGCACCACCTGGTGGAGGAGGCCGTATCGGCGATCCACGCGCGGGGAGTGGCCTTCAACGATCTGCACCTTTTCAACATCATGCTGTCCGAGGACGAACGCTCGGTGGTGCTGCTGGACTTCGAGGCCGCCGCTGTCGATGACGTGAACCGGCGTCAGGTGATTGCCAACCCCGGGTTCGTCGCACCTGCCGACCGCAGGGGCTTCGACGTCGACCGGTACGCCCTGGCCTGCCTGCGCCTGGCCCTGTTCCTGCCCCTCACCAGTCTGTTCGCCGTGGACCGGGCGAAAGCCACGCATGTGGCGGAGATCGCCGCCGAGCAGTTCCCGGTGCCCCGCGCCTTCCTCCGGGAAGCGGTCGACGAGATTCTGCGCGGCCATCGTGGTACGGAGACACCGGAAGGTCGGCCCCGTGGCGCGGTGGGCCCCTACTTACCCGTGGAGCTCGACGACTGGCCACGCAGCCGGGACTCCATGGTCCGAGCGATCCTGGCCTCCGCCTCTCCGGAACGGGAAGATCGTTTCTTCCCCGGAGACATAGCCCAGTTCGCGCCCGTGGGCGGCGCCTGCTTCGCCTACGGGGCGGCCGGCGTCCTCTACGCCCTGGCCGAGACCGGCGCCGAACCGGCTCCGGAGGCGCAGGAGTGGCTGCTGAGAGCCGCGAAGACGCCTGCTTCCGGCAGCCCACTCGGTTTCTACGACGGCCTGTCCGGCATCGCCTGGGTCCTGGACCGGCTCGGGCACCGCGAACGCGCCCTGGACCTGGTCGACACGATCACCTCCCAGAGCTGGGAGGACATGGCCCCCGACCTGCACAGCGGACTGGCCGGACTCGGCCTGGCCCTCGATTCCCTGGCCACTTCCACGGGCGAGAGTGCCCTTCGTGCCCACGCGCTCCGGTGCGCCCGGCTCGTGGCCGACAAGGCCGGCGATCCCTCATCCGGGCCGGCCGGCGCCGGGGCCCCGCGGGCCGGACTCCTCCACGGAGCCACCGGAACGGCGCTGCTCCACCTGCGCCTGTACGAGGCGACCGGCGACCACGCCATGCTGGACCTGGCCGCCGACGCACTGCGCCGGGACCTGGCCCGTTGTGTACGAGGCGTGGGAGGAGCCCTCCAGCTCGACGAGGGCTGGCGGACCATGCCCTACCTGGGCGCCGGCAGCGTCGGCATCGGCATGGTGCTCGACGACTACCTCGTCCACCGCGCCGACGAAGAGTTCGAGAAGGCCAGGGGCGAGATCGTGCAAGCGGCGCAGGCCAAGTTCTACGCCCAGCCCGGCCTGTTCCGCGGCGCCGCCGGCATGGTCCTGCACCTGAGCCGCACCACGACCGGAGGCCCGGGCACCCACGCCACCGATCTGCGCCGTCAGATCGACTCACTCTCGTGGGGCGCGGTCCCCTACCAGGGGCATCTCGCCTTCGCCGGCGAGCAGATGATGCGCCTGTCCATGGACCTCAGCACCGGCACAGCCGGCTGCCTGCTCGCGCTGGGCAGCGCGCTGCACGACCAGCCCGTGCACCTGCCCTTCCTCCCGCCGCCACAGCGGCCCTGA